A region of Mesorhizobium sp. AR02 DNA encodes the following proteins:
- a CDS encoding TetR/AcrR family transcriptional regulator — MTLSPVSDKRQHVVETAYALFKRAGFHATGIDRIIAEADVAKMTMYRHFPSKDELIVAVLDYRARRFDDQLDQLAQKSITPEQKIARIFDWHGRWFRSPDFHGCLFAHALAEFGDPQHPVFEAVARQKNGLRQRMQSILMEVMPRGRAENVAATLLMLIEGATLMAQMGQADTALREARKTALDIVAASRRPQ, encoded by the coding sequence ATGACACTGTCACCTGTTTCCGACAAACGCCAGCATGTCGTCGAAACCGCCTATGCGCTGTTCAAGCGCGCTGGCTTCCATGCCACCGGCATCGACCGGATCATCGCCGAGGCCGACGTGGCCAAGATGACGATGTATCGCCATTTCCCCAGCAAGGATGAGCTGATCGTCGCCGTGCTCGACTATCGCGCCAGGCGTTTTGACGATCAGCTCGACCAGCTTGCCCAGAAGAGCATCACGCCAGAGCAGAAGATCGCCAGGATATTCGACTGGCATGGGCGCTGGTTCCGCAGTCCGGATTTCCACGGCTGTTTGTTCGCACATGCGCTGGCCGAGTTCGGCGATCCCCAGCATCCGGTGTTCGAGGCTGTCGCCAGGCAGAAGAATGGCTTGAGGCAGCGCATGCAGTCGATCCTTATGGAAGTGATGCCGCGCGGGCGGGCCGAGAACGTGGCGGCGACGCTGTTGATGCTGATCGAAGGGGCGACCCTGATGGCGCAGATGGGGCAGGCGGATACCGCCCTTCGGGAAGCCCGCAAGACGGCCCTGGACATCGTCGCCGCCTCGCGCAGGCCGCAATGA
- a CDS encoding VOC family protein translates to MKARISVITLGVDSLEASLDFYRNGLGLPTEGIIGKEFEHGAVAFFDLQGGLKFAIFERSNIAVDAGIAQTGRSPTEFTIGHNVTSEAEVDAVMAQAISAGARLVKPAQDTFWGGYAGYFQDPDDHLWEVVFNPAFLPED, encoded by the coding sequence ATGAAAGCTCGCATCAGTGTCATCACCCTTGGTGTCGATAGTCTGGAAGCGTCGCTCGACTTCTACCGAAACGGCCTCGGGCTTCCGACCGAAGGCATCATCGGCAAGGAGTTCGAGCACGGCGCCGTTGCCTTCTTCGATCTGCAGGGTGGCTTGAAGTTCGCGATCTTCGAACGCTCCAACATCGCTGTTGACGCCGGCATCGCCCAAACCGGCCGCAGCCCGACCGAGTTCACCATCGGCCACAATGTCACGAGTGAGGCCGAGGTCGATGCCGTGATGGCCCAGGCCATCAGCGCTGGCGCGCGCCTCGTCAAGCCGGCGCAAGATACGTTCTGGGGTGGCTATGCCGGCTATTTCCAGGATCCGGATGACCATCTGTGGGAAGTCGTCTTCAACCCCGCCTTTCTTCCCGAGGACTGA
- a CDS encoding DMT family transporter has protein sequence MSPLVIGLALFAAILHASWNAFLRTGADRLWTVTVMSFSSTALAIPLAIFNGFPATSAWPYVGLSACLQVGYSVFLVAAYRYGELGQVYPIVRGSVPLLVTLGGFLLAGQQLTVLETVGVALVGGGIMGLSLGRGRAATTSILYALATGAIIAAYATVDAIGVRAAGNVGAYTAWVLLAYGALLPATFIASRGRLAVDPRAPETWKALGGGLFALLAYGVVVAAFALGPAGPITAIRETSVVFAAFIGRLFLGETLTPRRVGACAVVALGAICLGYQP, from the coding sequence ATGAGCCCGCTGGTCATCGGGCTCGCGCTCTTCGCGGCGATCCTGCACGCAAGCTGGAACGCATTCCTGCGAACCGGCGCCGACAGGCTGTGGACCGTCACCGTGATGAGCTTCTCCAGCACGGCGCTCGCCATTCCCCTTGCCATCTTCAACGGTTTTCCCGCCACATCAGCCTGGCCCTATGTCGGGCTCTCGGCCTGCCTGCAGGTCGGCTACAGCGTGTTTCTGGTGGCCGCCTACAGATATGGCGAACTGGGACAGGTCTATCCGATCGTTCGCGGCAGCGTGCCTCTGCTCGTCACCCTTGGTGGCTTCCTGCTCGCCGGCCAGCAACTCACCGTTCTGGAGACCGTCGGCGTTGCCCTGGTCGGTGGCGGCATCATGGGGCTTTCGCTCGGACGAGGAAGAGCCGCCACGACATCGATCCTTTATGCGCTGGCAACGGGGGCAATCATCGCCGCCTATGCGACGGTCGATGCAATCGGCGTTCGTGCGGCAGGCAATGTCGGCGCCTACACCGCCTGGGTCCTGCTCGCCTATGGCGCTTTGCTGCCGGCGACCTTCATCGCCAGTCGCGGCAGGCTCGCTGTTGACCCGCGGGCGCCGGAGACCTGGAAGGCGCTGGGCGGCGGCCTGTTCGCGCTTCTGGCCTATGGCGTCGTGGTGGCGGCGTTCGCGCTCGGGCCTGCCGGTCCGATCACCGCGATCCGCGAGACCAGCGTCGTCTTCGCGGCCTTCATCGGCCGGCTGTTTCTCGGCGAAACGCTGACGCCCCGGCGGGTCGGCGCCTGCGCCGTCGTCGCGCTCGGCGCCATCTGCCTCGGTTATCAGCCGTGA